From the Sphingomonas suaedae genome, one window contains:
- a CDS encoding cation diffusion facilitator family transporter: MSATPTRAAMASVAAAMLLGALKGYAAWTTGSVAMLASLADSLLDLVASLVTLAGVRIAAQPADANHRFGHGKAEALAALFQVVLISVSATFIAVRAVERFASGELAADPEAGIAVSVAAILVTLALTAYQARAIAASGSIAIRTDRLHYQSDLLLNSGVIAALVLESIVGLRGADPVFGIGIALWLLWGAWRAASDAIGQLMDREWPDEKRRAFVAVAAQMPGFESLHDLRTRTSGSQDFAQFHVHIPGAMSVAEAHDVVEALEHRLAAEFPETEILIHVDPVGQVDRPGDPLREADELGPIKDA, encoded by the coding sequence GTGAGCGCAACGCCGACCCGCGCCGCGATGGCCAGCGTCGCCGCAGCGATGCTGCTCGGCGCGCTCAAGGGCTATGCCGCCTGGACGACCGGATCGGTGGCGATGCTCGCCAGCCTCGCCGACAGCCTGCTCGATCTCGTCGCGTCGCTGGTGACGCTGGCGGGGGTGCGGATCGCTGCGCAGCCGGCCGATGCCAATCACCGTTTCGGCCATGGCAAGGCCGAGGCGCTGGCGGCGCTGTTCCAGGTGGTGCTGATCTCGGTCTCGGCCACCTTCATCGCGGTGCGCGCGGTCGAGCGGTTCGCGAGCGGCGAACTGGCGGCCGATCCGGAGGCGGGCATCGCAGTCTCGGTCGCCGCGATTCTCGTCACGCTGGCGCTCACCGCCTATCAGGCGCGCGCCATCGCCGCGAGCGGATCGATCGCGATCCGCACCGACCGGCTCCACTATCAGTCGGACCTGCTGCTCAACAGCGGGGTGATCGCCGCTTTGGTGCTCGAATCGATCGTCGGGCTGCGCGGCGCGGACCCGGTATTCGGGATCGGCATCGCCCTGTGGCTGCTATGGGGCGCCTGGCGCGCGGCGAGCGACGCCATCGGGCAGCTGATGGACCGCGAATGGCCGGACGAAAAGCGCCGTGCCTTTGTCGCGGTGGCGGCGCAGATGCCGGGGTTCGAAAGCCTGCACGACCTGCGCACCCGCACCAGCGGGTCGCAGGATTTCGCGCAGTTCCATGTTCACATCCCGGGCGCGATGAGCGTTGCGGAGGCGCATGACGTGGTAGAGGCGCTCGAACACCGTCTCGCCGCCGAGTTTCCGGAGACCGAGATTCTCATCCATGTCGACCCGGTCGGACAGGTCGACCGGCCCGGCGATCCGCTGCGCGAGGCGGACGAGCTGGGCCCCATCAAGGACGCATGA
- a CDS encoding TonB-dependent receptor, translated as MSHRAYGRLMATALAGAAIGFAPVFPVVAAAQSSELRTYNIPAQDLSRALEAFGRQSGKSVLFDPARLIGVRSHALRGKHSPDDALRKLLTSTGLTVRKANANSYVIDALPAPRRAPEPARTSEAPPQAETASVEPAPAEEEAITVTGTRISGFTAPTPVTILGRGELDRKAVSTVSELLDDVPQLRINQNIGKSSEPVGGSNADLRALGTQRTLLLIDGRRVAFTDPAGTIDTNIVPVALISNVEIVTGGASAAYGSDAVAGVVNFILDKNLKGLRLDASYGQTIYDDHHRPAVSGAYGTKLFDDRLQLTLAGDYMRNSGQTAQATRPWGSRGTALLTNPAYTPTNGQPRLIISDNARFTNMTAGGVITRTNSANPNATGPSLAQRLGFAAGTGVQFDRNGNPVPFVYGTNIGGTFMTGGDGGQLTDDGNILPEIERVTAYGGVRFDITDNVTFFTDFLYSRVNVLSDLSPNRDDAGVTIQIDNAFLASPMRDAMTAAGVNSFLLGRMNYEDQTSLFDNKTEVNRFTFGLEGRFGDGWTWDISGQISRNSYESISHYNRINSRWRMGIDSVIDPATNRPVCRALLANPNPTDAQDPYRDIRECVPIDPFGAGSIDQRALDYYRGTSWTRSRQEQDVFAANLSGSPFATWAGDVKVAIGAEYRREKTVLTADDDSAARRWRSINSQPFEGEFDVKEGYAEVVVPLANGSRFADNLELNGAVRYTDYELSGAVTTWKVGVNYSPIPDVRFRATLSRDIRAPNNWELFSRGNQVINGIIDPRDNVARPTLQITAGNPALEPEKADTFTAGVVLQPDFLPGLRASVDYYRIKINQAIATVPSQNIVDFCEDGRTEFCASVIRNPSTGIITQINAAPFNAEALKTSGVDFELQYRTAFLGGDLGLRGLANYVAELSTTSNGTTNDYVGLAGIGAPPQGVPEWRVNLDANYAIGKFKLGIGYRYIDGGNFDTRFNITRLDIADNTVAGRSYVDVSGSYKLTSNIELYGRVENLFNVYPPITPNSIATPTIANSQFFDRRGTFYVVGARLRL; from the coding sequence ATGTCACATCGGGCATATGGCCGGTTGATGGCCACTGCGCTTGCGGGTGCAGCGATCGGATTCGCGCCGGTTTTTCCGGTCGTCGCCGCCGCGCAGTCTTCGGAATTGCGGACTTATAATATCCCGGCGCAGGACCTGTCGCGCGCGCTGGAAGCCTTTGGACGGCAAAGCGGGAAATCGGTCCTGTTCGATCCTGCCCGGCTGATCGGCGTGCGTTCGCACGCGCTGCGCGGCAAGCATTCCCCGGACGATGCGTTGCGCAAATTGCTGACCAGCACCGGCCTCACGGTCCGCAAGGCGAATGCGAACAGCTATGTGATCGATGCGCTCCCCGCGCCGCGCAGGGCGCCCGAGCCCGCTCGAACGAGCGAGGCACCGCCCCAGGCGGAAACCGCGAGCGTCGAGCCTGCCCCGGCGGAGGAGGAGGCGATCACGGTCACGGGAACGCGGATCAGCGGCTTCACCGCCCCGACGCCCGTCACGATATTGGGCCGGGGGGAATTGGACCGCAAGGCGGTGAGCACCGTTTCGGAATTGCTCGACGACGTGCCGCAGCTTCGCATCAACCAGAATATCGGCAAGTCGAGCGAGCCGGTCGGCGGATCCAATGCAGACCTGCGCGCGCTGGGCACCCAGCGCACGCTGCTCCTGATCGACGGCCGCCGGGTCGCCTTCACCGATCCGGCCGGGACGATCGACACCAACATCGTCCCCGTCGCATTGATCAGCAATGTCGAGATCGTCACCGGCGGCGCCTCCGCCGCCTATGGATCGGATGCGGTCGCGGGCGTGGTCAATTTCATCCTCGACAAGAATCTCAAGGGGCTGAGGCTGGACGCGTCCTATGGACAGACCATCTATGACGACCATCACCGGCCCGCAGTCAGCGGCGCCTATGGCACCAAGCTCTTCGACGATCGGCTGCAACTGACCCTTGCCGGCGACTATATGCGCAACAGCGGTCAGACGGCGCAGGCGACCCGGCCTTGGGGCAGCCGGGGGACGGCGCTGCTGACCAATCCGGCCTACACGCCGACCAACGGCCAGCCCCGCCTGATCATCTCCGACAATGCGCGGTTCACCAACATGACGGCGGGCGGCGTCATCACCCGCACCAATTCCGCCAATCCCAATGCGACGGGACCCAGCCTGGCGCAGCGCCTGGGCTTCGCGGCAGGCACGGGGGTACAGTTCGATCGTAACGGCAACCCGGTTCCGTTCGTCTATGGCACCAATATCGGCGGCACCTTCATGACGGGGGGCGATGGCGGTCAGCTGACCGACGATGGCAACATCCTGCCGGAAATCGAGCGTGTCACGGCTTATGGCGGCGTCCGGTTCGACATCACCGACAACGTCACCTTCTTCACCGATTTTCTCTATTCGCGCGTGAACGTCCTGTCCGACCTGTCCCCGAACCGGGACGATGCCGGCGTAACCATCCAGATCGACAACGCATTCCTGGCGTCGCCGATGCGGGACGCGATGACGGCGGCTGGCGTGAACAGCTTTCTGCTCGGTCGCATGAATTACGAAGACCAGACGTCGCTGTTCGACAACAAGACGGAGGTCAACCGCTTCACCTTCGGGCTGGAGGGGCGGTTCGGTGACGGCTGGACCTGGGACATTTCCGGCCAGATCAGCCGCAACAGTTACGAGTCGATCAGCCACTATAACCGGATCAACAGTCGCTGGAGGATGGGCATCGACAGCGTGATCGATCCGGCGACCAACCGGCCGGTCTGCCGCGCGCTGCTTGCCAATCCGAACCCGACCGATGCGCAGGACCCCTATCGCGATATTCGTGAGTGCGTGCCGATCGACCCGTTCGGTGCCGGATCGATCGATCAGCGGGCGCTCGACTATTATCGCGGTACATCCTGGACACGCTCACGGCAGGAACAGGACGTGTTCGCGGCCAATTTGTCGGGCAGTCCGTTTGCAACCTGGGCAGGCGATGTGAAGGTCGCGATCGGCGCCGAATATCGCCGCGAAAAGACCGTGCTCACCGCCGATGACGATTCGGCTGCGCGGCGCTGGCGCTCGATCAATTCCCAACCGTTCGAGGGCGAGTTCGACGTCAAGGAAGGCTATGCGGAGGTCGTGGTGCCACTCGCCAACGGCAGCCGCTTTGCCGACAATCTCGAACTCAACGGTGCCGTTCGCTACACGGATTACGAGCTGAGCGGTGCGGTCACCACCTGGAAAGTCGGCGTCAATTATTCGCCCATTCCGGATGTCCGGTTTCGCGCCACGCTGTCGCGGGATATCCGCGCGCCCAACAATTGGGAACTGTTCTCGCGCGGCAATCAGGTGATCAACGGGATCATCGATCCGCGCGACAATGTGGCGCGCCCGACCTTGCAGATCACCGCCGGCAATCCGGCACTGGAGCCCGAAAAGGCCGATACCTTCACCGCCGGGGTGGTCTTGCAGCCGGACTTTCTTCCGGGGCTGAGGGCATCGGTGGATTACTACCGCATCAAGATCAACCAGGCGATCGCCACCGTCCCTTCGCAGAATATCGTCGATTTCTGCGAAGACGGGCGGACCGAATTCTGCGCCAGCGTGATCCGCAACCCCAGCACCGGGATCATCACCCAAATCAACGCCGCGCCGTTCAATGCCGAGGCGTTGAAGACCAGCGGGGTCGATTTCGAGCTGCAGTACCGGACCGCTTTCCTGGGGGGCGATCTCGGTCTGCGCGGGCTGGCAAATTATGTCGCCGAACTGTCGACCACCTCCAACGGCACGACCAACGACTATGTCGGTCTGGCCGGCATTGGCGCGCCACCCCAGGGCGTGCCCGAATGGCGCGTCAATCTCGACGCGAATTACGCGATCGGGAAGTTCAAGTTGGGCATCGGCTATCGCTATATCGACGGCGGCAACTTCGATACGCGCTTCAACATCACCCGACTCGACATCGCCGACAACACTGTGGCCGGGCGCAGCTATGTCGACGTGTCGGGATCGTACAAGCTGACATCGAACATCGAACTCTATGGCCGCGTTGAAAACCTGTTCAACGTCTATCCGCCGATCACGCCCAATTCGATCGCGACGCCGACGATCGCCAACTCGCAGTTCTTCGACCGTCGCGGCACCTTCTACGTCGTGGGCGCACGGTTGCGACTGTGA
- a CDS encoding FecR family protein, with protein MNLSAIRRPPENAQEAAIWWAARRRLNPAGFASDERFAQWLKEEANQRAWREVVRRDDQVGGFATMPEIREMRLQALDMARQQNGRRRRKWGVTSAIAASLALIVAFDGMSRLDPNAAAPAATEHVQRYATAIGQRRDVILGDGSSVTLNTGSLIEVRFSPDRRDVRLLQGQAMFNVAKDADRPFVVSARNRQVTALGTAFDVQIRQDGQVKVLLVEGHVRVAPVNPKGLSRIIPALARTDLQPGQQLLTEGAEAVEVSAADVERETAWNRGVLIFRNDMLGDAIKEVNRYSQLQLVVDDPDVAALKVSGIFPTADQEDFVAALSTLYPLRAEREQGGTIRLSWKNPARSRVRS; from the coding sequence ATGAACCTTTCCGCGATCCGACGCCCCCCCGAAAATGCGCAGGAAGCGGCGATTTGGTGGGCGGCGCGTCGTCGGCTTAATCCCGCCGGTTTCGCGAGCGACGAGCGGTTCGCTCAATGGCTGAAAGAGGAGGCCAATCAGCGCGCCTGGCGCGAGGTCGTGCGGCGTGACGATCAGGTCGGTGGTTTCGCAACGATGCCGGAAATCCGCGAGATGCGCCTGCAGGCGCTGGACATGGCGCGTCAGCAGAACGGGCGACGGCGTCGCAAATGGGGTGTAACCTCGGCGATCGCGGCAAGCCTTGCCCTGATCGTCGCATTTGACGGGATGTCGCGTCTCGATCCGAACGCCGCCGCCCCGGCCGCGACGGAACATGTACAGCGGTACGCGACCGCGATCGGGCAACGGCGCGACGTGATCCTGGGCGACGGGTCCAGCGTGACGCTGAATACGGGCTCGTTGATCGAAGTTCGCTTCTCGCCCGACCGTCGCGATGTCCGCCTGCTGCAGGGGCAGGCAATGTTCAACGTCGCCAAGGACGCCGATCGCCCCTTTGTCGTGTCGGCGCGGAACCGCCAGGTGACCGCGCTCGGCACCGCGTTCGATGTGCAGATCCGGCAGGATGGACAGGTCAAGGTTCTGCTTGTCGAGGGCCATGTACGCGTCGCCCCCGTCAATCCGAAGGGATTGAGCCGCATCATCCCCGCATTGGCGCGCACGGACCTGCAGCCGGGCCAGCAATTGCTGACGGAAGGGGCCGAAGCCGTCGAGGTCTCGGCGGCGGACGTCGAGCGCGAGACCGCGTGGAACCGTGGCGTGCTGATCTTTCGGAACGACATGCTGGGCGACGCGATCAAGGAAGTGAACCGCTATTCCCAGCTGCAATTGGTGGTGGATGATCCGGACGTCGCAGCGTTGAAGGTGAGCGGCATCTTCCCCACTGCGGACCAGGAGGATTTCGTCGCCGCGCTGTCCACCCTTTATCCGCTTCGCGCGGAGCGGGAACAGGGCGGCACCATTCGTCTTTCGTGGAAGAATCCTGCCCGCAGCCGAGTCCGTTCATAG
- a CDS encoding DUF6282 family protein: MNRRALMALAPGLLLARPAWAQFPLGRLPPPTPADRAMLRGAIDIHTHLDPDSFGPHSVQARRALDVIDMAERAKKAGMRGFVIKQHYDQTAQLAYLASKAVPGVEVFGQLCLNHPMGGLNPAAVYHFGEVKGGRARIVSMPTWDSEKNITSRGQDRPPVRVSKDGELLAETKAVIAAIAKADVRDSDVRLALATGHLSPAEALMVIREAKRQGIARVFVTHAIGHPIDMTMAQMQEAVRLGAQIEFVAGFLIGQRASFTFDQYARAIRTLGPDHVILSSDGGQLGQVMPDDMIAMVAGLLRGRGFTAAEVRRMTADNPAALLGLPPVPTQN, encoded by the coding sequence ATGAACCGCCGTGCCCTGATGGCTCTGGCGCCCGGCCTGCTCCTGGCCCGGCCGGCCTGGGCGCAATTTCCGCTGGGAAGGCTGCCGCCGCCGACGCCCGCGGACCGGGCGATGCTGCGCGGAGCGATCGATATCCACACCCATCTCGATCCCGACAGCTTCGGACCGCACAGCGTGCAGGCCCGCCGCGCGCTGGACGTGATCGACATGGCGGAGCGCGCGAAGAAGGCGGGAATGCGCGGCTTCGTCATCAAGCAGCATTACGATCAGACCGCCCAGCTCGCCTATCTTGCGTCAAAAGCGGTGCCGGGTGTCGAGGTGTTCGGCCAGCTATGTCTCAACCACCCGATGGGGGGGCTGAACCCGGCGGCGGTGTATCATTTCGGCGAGGTGAAGGGCGGGCGCGCGCGCATCGTCAGTATGCCCACCTGGGATAGCGAGAAGAACATCACCTCGCGCGGACAGGACCGGCCGCCCGTGCGCGTTTCGAAAGACGGCGAGCTGCTGGCCGAAACAAAGGCGGTGATCGCCGCGATCGCAAAGGCCGATGTCCGCGACAGCGACGTCCGCCTCGCACTCGCGACCGGGCATTTGAGTCCGGCCGAGGCGCTGATGGTCATCCGCGAGGCGAAGCGACAGGGGATCGCGCGGGTCTTTGTGACGCACGCCATCGGCCATCCGATCGACATGACCATGGCGCAGATGCAGGAAGCCGTCCGCCTGGGCGCGCAGATCGAATTCGTCGCCGGATTTCTGATCGGGCAGCGCGCCAGTTTCACCTTCGACCAATATGCCCGGGCGATCCGCACGCTCGGTCCCGACCATGTGATCCTGAGCAGCGATGGCGGGCAATTGGGGCAGGTCATGCCCGACGACATGATTGCGATGGTTGCAGGCCTGCTCCGTGGGCGCGGGTTCACTGCGGCGGAGGTGCGCCGGATGACGGCCGATAACCCGGCGGCGCTGCTCGGTCTGCCGCCCGTGCCGACGCAAAACTGA
- a CDS encoding PhzF family phenazine biosynthesis protein: MQLPFAQIDAFADRPFTGNQAAVMPLDAWLDDAMLQAIAEENNLAETAFLVPDASGAADYELRWFTPAVEVALCGHATLASGHYLLSRDAALSEVRFRTRRAGILSVAREGEGYAMALPAYPPVPADVPGLRAALGLAEDQGKTLRHPNGYDLMVLDSEAAVRALTPDFRALAAIGDTLNIVTAPGEETDVVSRVFAPAAGIDEDPVTGSAHCVLTPYWAARLGRTRFTAFQASARGGHVACEAARDQVMLRGRCVTVIEGTFYL, encoded by the coding sequence ATGCAATTGCCCTTTGCCCAGATCGATGCCTTTGCCGACCGGCCGTTCACGGGGAATCAGGCGGCGGTGATGCCGCTCGACGCTTGGCTCGACGATGCGATGCTGCAGGCGATCGCCGAAGAGAACAACCTGGCCGAGACCGCCTTCCTCGTGCCCGACGCGAGTGGCGCGGCGGACTATGAGCTGCGCTGGTTCACCCCGGCGGTCGAGGTGGCGCTGTGCGGCCATGCGACGCTGGCGAGCGGGCATTATCTCCTCTCGCGCGATGCGGCGCTGAGCGAAGTCCGCTTTCGCACGCGGCGCGCCGGCATCCTGTCGGTCGCGCGTGAGGGCGAAGGCTATGCGATGGCGCTGCCCGCCTATCCGCCCGTGCCCGCGGACGTTCCGGGACTGCGCGCCGCGCTGGGGCTGGCGGAGGATCAGGGGAAGACGCTGCGGCATCCCAACGGCTACGACCTCATGGTGCTCGACAGCGAAGCGGCGGTGCGCGCCCTCACGCCCGATTTCCGCGCGCTGGCGGCAATCGGCGATACGCTCAACATCGTCACCGCGCCGGGGGAGGAGACCGATGTCGTCAGCCGCGTCTTCGCCCCTGCGGCGGGGATCGACGAGGACCCGGTGACCGGGTCGGCCCACTGCGTACTCACCCCCTATTGGGCGGCACGGCTGGGCCGCACGCGCTTCACCGCATTCCAGGCAAGCGCGCGCGGCGGGCATGTCGCGTGCGAGGCGGCGCGCGATCAGGTGATGCTGCGCGGCCGCTGCGTCACCGTGATCGAAGGGACGTTCTACCTGTAG
- a CDS encoding ABC transporter permease: MSGATSLGWRASWSIARRDLHSGFRGLRLLLVCLFLGVATLATIGSLTASITSEISARGQILLGGDVEVAMTQRQLSAAERAALAQLGTVSDTIRTRAMARRTTPIAGAPDAVLTELKGVDSAYPLYGTLTLETGAYRPLAPDAALIGRALSERLLLQPGDTLRYGEADFRVAAIIADEPDRVGEGFTLGPVAIVSRAGFARTGLIQPGALYETKYRIRLNPGVDPEAAVEGLKAKFPNAGWEYKDRDRAAPGAVRFFERMGQFLSLIGLAALVIAGIGVSNGVASYLGQKRGSIATLKILGATSTDISRIYLLQIAAATALAVGVGLVIGALLPIAFVALAGDLLPVAPGLGIYPLPLATSAAYGVLIAFAFALPPLARARTHPAAAQLRSGVEDGRRVDRRTALQVAAAGALVVTLALVTAREPIFAAAVLGAVAAVLLVLLGIGALVRRIAARLPRPRRPLLRLALANLHRPGAQTVALVIALGLALTLFVTLAAIQTSLNAEIDRAVPQRAPNQFVLDIPSDARERFVATVKRAAPEAKLNIVPSLRGTITAFGGQRVADLAELPEGAWFLRGERGVTYSDVLPQGSDLVAGQWWPRDYAGLPLVSLDREAAAILKVGVGDTLTVSILGREIEAKIASLRQVNWDTMGFNYVLVFSPSTLAAAPHSLTATIEMDDANEGKVSRALLGAFPSASIIAISEVVGQVRAILDQMATAILISTSVAILAGIAVLVGAIAASRHARTYDSVILKTLGATRWQILGAQALEYALLAATLALLALGLGGLAGWYVITGVFEFGWAPDWGIVLATLGAGTLLTLGIGLLGSLPLLSVRAAQALRRL; encoded by the coding sequence TTGAGCGGCGCAACTTCACTCGGCTGGCGCGCAAGCTGGAGCATCGCGCGTCGCGACCTGCATTCGGGCTTTCGCGGGCTGCGGCTGCTCCTCGTGTGCCTGTTTCTCGGTGTCGCGACGCTGGCGACGATCGGCAGCCTGACCGCGTCGATCACCTCGGAAATCTCCGCACGGGGGCAAATTCTGCTCGGCGGCGATGTCGAGGTGGCGATGACGCAGCGCCAGCTCTCCGCTGCCGAACGCGCTGCGCTGGCGCAGCTCGGCACGGTGAGCGACACGATTCGCACGCGCGCGATGGCCCGCCGCACGACGCCGATTGCTGGCGCGCCCGATGCGGTGCTGACGGAGCTCAAGGGCGTCGATTCGGCCTATCCGCTCTACGGCACGCTGACGCTGGAAACCGGAGCATACCGCCCGCTGGCGCCCGATGCCGCGCTGATCGGTCGCGCATTGTCCGAACGGCTGCTGCTCCAGCCCGGCGATACGCTCCGCTATGGCGAGGCCGATTTCCGCGTCGCCGCGATCATCGCCGACGAACCCGACCGGGTGGGGGAGGGCTTCACCCTCGGTCCGGTCGCGATCGTCTCGCGCGCGGGCTTTGCGCGTACCGGGCTGATCCAGCCGGGCGCGCTCTACGAAACCAAATACCGCATCCGCCTCAATCCCGGCGTCGATCCCGAAGCCGCGGTCGAGGGCCTCAAGGCGAAGTTCCCCAATGCCGGCTGGGAATATAAGGATCGCGACCGTGCGGCCCCCGGCGCGGTGCGCTTCTTCGAGCGGATGGGGCAGTTCCTCTCGCTGATCGGCCTCGCCGCGCTGGTGATCGCGGGGATCGGCGTCAGCAACGGCGTCGCCTCCTATCTCGGGCAGAAGCGCGGGAGCATCGCGACGCTCAAGATCCTGGGCGCCACCTCGACCGATATCTCGCGCATCTATCTGCTCCAGATCGCCGCGGCGACCGCGCTGGCGGTGGGCGTCGGGCTGGTCATCGGCGCGCTGCTGCCGATCGCGTTCGTCGCGCTGGCGGGCGACCTGCTCCCCGTCGCGCCGGGACTCGGCATCTATCCGCTCCCGCTCGCGACCAGCGCCGCCTATGGCGTGCTGATCGCGTTCGCCTTTGCGCTGCCCCCGCTCGCCCGCGCGCGCACCCATCCCGCCGCGGCGCAGCTGCGCAGCGGGGTCGAGGACGGGCGCCGCGTCGACCGCCGCACCGCGCTGCAGGTCGCGGCGGCGGGGGCGCTGGTCGTCACGCTGGCGCTTGTCACCGCGCGCGAGCCGATCTTCGCCGCCGCGGTGCTCGGCGCGGTCGCGGCGGTGCTGCTCGTGCTGCTCGGCATTGGCGCGTTGGTCCGGCGGATCGCCGCGCGGCTCCCGCGCCCGCGCCGCCCGCTGCTGCGCCTCGCGCTTGCCAACCTCCATCGTCCCGGCGCGCAGACCGTCGCGCTGGTCATCGCGCTCGGCCTCGCGCTCACCTTGTTCGTCACGCTGGCGGCGATCCAGACCAGCCTTAACGCCGAGATCGATCGCGCGGTGCCGCAGCGCGCGCCCAACCAGTTCGTGCTCGATATCCCCTCCGACGCGCGCGAGCGTTTCGTCGCGACGGTGAAGCGCGCGGCGCCCGAGGCGAAGCTCAACATCGTCCCATCGCTGCGCGGCACGATCACCGCGTTCGGTGGCCAGCGTGTCGCCGACCTCGCCGAGCTGCCGGAGGGCGCGTGGTTCCTTCGCGGCGAGCGCGGTGTCACCTATTCCGACGTGCTGCCGCAAGGCAGCGATCTGGTGGCGGGCCAGTGGTGGCCGCGCGACTATGCCGGTCTCCCGCTGGTCTCGCTCGACCGCGAGGCGGCGGCGATCTTGAAGGTCGGGGTCGGCGACACGCTTACCGTCAGCATCCTCGGCCGCGAGATCGAGGCGAAGATCGCCTCGCTGCGCCAGGTCAACTGGGACACGATGGGGTTCAACTATGTCCTCGTCTTCTCGCCCAGCACGCTTGCCGCCGCGCCGCACAGCCTGACCGCGACGATCGAGATGGACGACGCCAACGAGGGCAAGGTGTCGCGCGCGCTGCTCGGCGCCTTCCCCTCGGCCTCGATCATCGCGATCAGCGAGGTGGTGGGGCAGGTGCGCGCGATCCTCGACCAGATGGCGACCGCGATCCTGATTTCGACATCGGTCGCGATCCTGGCCGGGATCGCGGTGCTGGTCGGGGCGATCGCGGCGTCGCGCCATGCGCGCACCTATGACAGCGTGATCCTGAAGACATTGGGCGCGACGCGCTGGCAGATCCTGGGTGCGCAGGCGCTGGAATATGCGCTGCTCGCCGCGACGCTGGCGCTGCTCGCGCTGGGCCTGGGCGGGCTGGCGGGCTGGTACGTCATCACCGGCGTGTTCGAATTCGGCTGGGCGCCCGACTGGGGAATCGTGCTCGCGACGCTAGGCGCGGGCACGCTGCTGACGCTCGGCATCGGCCTGCTCGGTTCGCTGCCGCTGCTGTCGGTCCGCGCGGCGCAGGCGTTGCGGCGGCTGTAG
- a CDS encoding RNA polymerase sigma factor: MCAQIRQPADNRHDVASIALRYERAVHAFFLRRVRDRAEADDLTQDVFASLARRSDGDAIENIEGYVFQVATNLLRDRSRRRTVRPDIQGEGFADPLGRLIDEISPEREMIGKDSYSRFLRILEALPERPRMVFILNRFEEMTGREIAAFLGLSQRQIEKDISRVLAALREELP; this comes from the coding sequence ATGTGCGCCCAGATCCGCCAACCCGCCGATAACCGGCACGACGTTGCATCGATCGCCTTGCGCTATGAGCGGGCGGTACATGCCTTTTTCCTGCGCCGGGTGAGGGATCGCGCCGAGGCGGATGACCTGACGCAGGATGTGTTCGCGTCGCTGGCCCGCCGGTCCGATGGCGACGCGATCGAGAATATCGAGGGCTATGTCTTTCAGGTCGCGACCAATTTGCTGCGCGACCGGTCGCGCCGCCGCACCGTTCGGCCGGATATTCAGGGCGAAGGGTTCGCCGATCCGCTGGGAAGGCTGATCGACGAGATATCGCCCGAACGCGAGATGATCGGCAAGGACAGTTACAGCCGCTTTCTCAGAATATTGGAGGCTCTGCCGGAGCGCCCCCGTATGGTGTTCATTCTCAACCGGTTCGAGGAAATGACGGGGCGTGAGATCGCGGCGTTTCTCGGCCTTTCACAACGCCAGATCGAAAAGGATATCAGCAGGGTTCTCGCCGCATTGCGGGAGGAACTGCCATGA
- the pdxH gene encoding pyridoxamine 5'-phosphate oxidase encodes MADDPFALFDSWYREARASEPNDSNAMALATVGADGQPSVRMVLLKGHGPGGFVFYTNGESRKAGELAVTPRAALLFHWKSLRRQIRIEGPVSSVSAAESDTYFASRSRDSQLGAWASDQSRPLPDRATFEARYEAARQRFEGGDVPRPPHWGGYRVTPERIEFWMDREHRLHERRVFTRTASGWDEGLLYP; translated from the coding sequence ATGGCTGATGATCCTTTTGCGCTGTTCGATAGCTGGTATCGCGAAGCCCGTGCGAGCGAACCCAATGATTCCAATGCGATGGCATTGGCCACTGTCGGCGCCGACGGCCAGCCTTCGGTGCGGATGGTGCTGCTCAAGGGCCACGGGCCGGGCGGATTCGTCTTCTATACCAATGGCGAGAGCCGCAAGGCGGGCGAGCTGGCGGTGACACCGCGTGCTGCGTTGCTGTTTCACTGGAAATCATTGCGCCGCCAGATCCGGATCGAGGGGCCGGTGAGCTCGGTCTCGGCGGCCGAGTCCGACACCTATTTCGCTTCACGCAGCCGCGATTCGCAGCTCGGCGCCTGGGCGAGCGATCAGTCGCGGCCGCTGCCTGATCGCGCGACGTTCGAGGCGCGGTACGAGGCGGCGCGCCAACGGTTCGAGGGCGGCGACGTCCCGCGTCCGCCGCATTGGGGCGGCTATCGCGTGACGCCCGAGCGGATCGAATTCTGGATGGACCGCGAACACCGGCTGCACGAGCGGCGCGTATTCACCCGCACTGCCAGCGGCTGGGACGAGGGGCTGCTATACCCGTGA